A portion of the Symphalangus syndactylus isolate Jambi chromosome 13, NHGRI_mSymSyn1-v2.1_pri, whole genome shotgun sequence genome contains these proteins:
- the ILVBL gene encoding 2-hydroxyacyl-CoA lyase 2, whose product METPAAAAPAGSLFPSFLLLACGTLVAALLGAAHRLGLFYQLLHKVDKTSVRHGGENVAAVLRAHGVRFIFTLVGGHISPLLVACEKLGIRVVDTRHEVTAVFAADAMARLSGTVGVAAVTAGPGLTNTVTAVKNAQMAQSPVLLLGGAASTLLQNRGALQAVDQLSLFRPLCKFCASVRRVRDIVPTLRAAVAAAQSGTPGPVFVELPVDVLYPYFMVQKEMVPAKAPKGLVGRVVSWYLENYLANLFAGAWEPQPEGPLPLDIPQASPQQVQRCVEILSRAKRPLMVLGSQALLTPTSADKLRAAVETLGVPCFLGGMARGLLGRNHPLHIRENRSVALKKADVIVLAGTVCDFRLSYGRVLSHSSKIIIVNRNREEMLLNSDIFWKPQEAVQGDVGSFVLKLVEGLQGQTWAPDWVEELREADRQKEQTFREKAAMPVAQHLNPVRVLQLVEETLPDNSILVVDGGDFVGTAAHLVQPRGPLRWLDPGAFGTLGVGAGFALGAKLCRPDAEVWCLFGDGAFGYSLIEFDTFVRHKIPVMALVGNDAGWTQISREQVPSLGSNVACGLAYTDYHKAAMGLGAWGLLLSRENEDQVVKVLRDAQQKCRDGHPVVVNILIGRTDFRDGSIAV is encoded by the exons ATGGAGACCCCCGCGGCCGCCGCCCCCGCCGGGAGCTTATTCCCCTCCTTCCTGCTCCTGGCCTGCGGGACGCTGGTGGCCGCCTTGCTGGGCGCCGCTCACCGCCTGGGGCTCTTCTATCAGCTGCTGCACAAG GTGGACAAGACAAGTGTCCGGCATGGCGGAGAGAACGTGGCCGCTGTGCTGAGGGCCCATGGCGTGCGGTTCATCTTCACACTGGTTGGTGGGCACATTTCCCCGCTGCTGGTGGCCTGTGAGAAACTGGGCATCCGTGTGGTGGACACACGCCATGAGGTCACGGCCGTCTTTGCTGCTGATGCTATGGCCCGCCTGTCCG GAACGGTGGGCGTGGCGGCAGTGACAGCAGGCCCTGGCCTCACCAACACGGTGACTGCGGTGAAGAATGCTCAGATGGCTCAGTCCCCAGTCCTGCTTCTGGGTGGGGCCGCCAGCACTCTGCTGCAG AACCGGGGTGCGCTCCAGGCCGTTGATCAGCTGTCCCTTTTCCGGCCACTCTGTAAGTTCTGTGCGTCCGTGCGGAGGGTGCGGGACATCGTGCCCACCCTGAGGGCCGCAGTGGCTGCCGCCCAGTCGGGCACCCCAG GTCCGGTGTTTGTGGAGCTGCCCGTTGACGTGCTGTACCCCTACTTCATGGTCCAGAAGGAGATGGTGCCAGCCAAGGCACCCAAGGGCCTCGTGGGCCGAGTGGTCTCCTG GTATTTAGAGAATTACCTGGCCAACCTCTTTGCAGGAGCCTGGGAGCCTCAGCCCGAGGGACCGCTGCCCCTGGACATCCCCCAGGCTTCCCCGCAGCAG GTTCAGCGCTGTGTGGAGATCCTGAGCCGGGCCAAGAGGCCCCTGATGGTGCTAGGGAGTCAGGCCCTGCTCACCCCGACGTCCGCCGACAAGCTTCG GGCTGCCGTGGAGACCTTGGGTGTTCCCTGCTTCCTCGGAGGGATGGCACGGGGGCTGTTAGGCCGCAACCACCCCCTCCACATCCGAGAGAACCGCAGTGTGGCCCTGAAGAAGGCAGATGTCATTGTCCTAGCAG GAACTGTGTGTGACTTCCGCCTATCCTATGGCCGTGTCCTCAGCCACAGCAGCAAGATCATCATCGTCAATCGTAATCGGGAAGAGATGTTGCTCAACTCAGACATCTTCTGGAAGCCCCAGGAGGCTGTTCAGG GAGATGTGGGTTCCTTCGTGCTGAAGCTAGTGGAGGGCCTTCAGGGCCAGACATGGGCCCCAGACTGGGTGGAGGAGCTGCGGGAAGCCGACCGGCAGAAGGAGCAGACCTTTCG GGAGAAGGCAGCGATGCCTGTGGCCCAGCACCTGAACCCAGTGCGGGTGCTGCAGCTGGTGGAGGAAACACTACCTGACAACTCAATTCTGGTGGTGGATGGCGGGGACTTCGTGGGCACTGCCGCCCATCTGGTACAGCCCCGCGGCCCCCTGCGCTGGCTCGATCCTG GGGCCTTTGGGACTCTGGGAGTTGGCGCAGGATTTGCACTTGGGGCCAAGCTGTGCCGGCCGGATGCTGAG GTCTGGTGCCTGTTTGGGGATGGAGCTTTTGGCTACAGCCTCATCGAATTTGATACGTTCGTCAGACACAAG ATCCCAGTGATGGCCTTGGTAGGGAATGATGCTGGCTGGACGCAGATTTCTCGGGAGCAGGTGCCCTCTCTGGGCAGCAACGTGGCCTGTGGCCTGGCCTACACTG ATTATCACAAGGCAGCCATGGGTCTGGGGGCCTGGGGCTTGCTGCTCTCACGGGAGAATGAGGATCAGGTGGTCAAGGTGCTGCGTGATGCCCAGCAGAAGTGCCGAGACGGCCACCCGGTCGTGGTCAATATCCTCATTGGGAGGACGGACTTCCGCGATGGCTCCATTGCTGTATAG